A region of Coccinella septempunctata chromosome 5, icCocSept1.1, whole genome shotgun sequence DNA encodes the following proteins:
- the LOC123312848 gene encoding cilia- and flagella-associated protein 161-like yields the protein MIEPESQKNREEREEMFSIRPAFNAPCKLGNWNEDLFLKEEQTTFAAYKRERGQMLLQKTRKMFRNLSRPLQLSHSLVMLKYGENYQIVAPDIPCESSRSKVRPVYLAGLVTEREIDTRQEFSHGSVIVGSVDGTPCVRNTFRFVGCDRNKTGEPLNYGDHFYLQIVDASTDPLYVQCENTFPQLGFHLNPTLSKYTDAYCRFKMLHFNPAVRFEHEGSFVKASEKVVIQNVSTGKNLAVENSLVTTFFGNEYVISCHTFRDTHKMETAENIWKVVGEDLPNINAVVRAAKGEEVPDELIK from the exons ATGATCGAGCCTGAATCCCAGAAGAACAGGGAGGAGAGGGAGGAGATGTTCTCGATAAGACCGGCCTTTAACGCGCCCTGCAAGCTGGGAAACTGGAACGAAGACCTGTTCCTGAAGGAGGAACAGACCACTTTTGCTGCGTACAAAAGGGAGAGGGGCCAGATGCTGCTTCAGAAGACCAGGAAGATGTTCCGAAACCTGTCCAGACCGTTGCAGCTGTCTCATTCTCTGGTGATGTTGAAATATGGGGAAAACTATCAGATAGTGGCGCCGGATATACCGTGCGAGAGCAGTAGATCTAAGGTGCGACCGGTGTATCTGGCAGGTTTGGTTACTGAGAGGGAGATCGATACCAGACAGGAGTTTTCTCATGGATCTGTTATTGTGGGGTCTGTGGATGGAACCCCTTGCGTCAGGAATACTTTCAGATTTGTTG GTTGTGATAGAAACAAAACCGGCGAGCCCTTAAACTACGGCGACCACTTCTACCTGCAAATCGTCGATGCTTCCACGGACCCCCTGTACGTACAGTGCGAAAACACCTTCCCCCAGCTGGGCTTCCACCTCAACCCCACCCTCTCCAAGTACACCGACGCCTACTGCCGCTTCAAGATGCTGCACTTCAACCCAGCCGTGAGGTTCGAGCACGAGGGCTCCTTCGTGAAGGCCAGCGAAAAGGTCGTCATCCAGAACGTGTCCACTGGCAAGAATCTGGCCGTGGAGAATTCCCTGGTCACCACCTTCTTCGGCAACGAGTACGTCATCAGCTGCCACACCTTCAGGGACACGCACAAGATGGAGACGGCGGAGAATATATGGAAGGTGGTGGGAGAGGATCTGCCGAATATAAATGCGGTCGTGAGGGCGGCCAAGGGCGAGGAGGTGCCGGACGAGTTGATCAAGTGA
- the LOC123312847 gene encoding cilia- and flagella-associated protein 161-like — MEYKMKREQLEREEILKNRTIYGAPCRISNWFEDKALQEHMILYTKYKGERCSLLIQKTKKMFRNLLRPTRLSTDTEFLKHGYNYRIKALDVPNLLTPELREKGNVQGLYLSGVVTDREIDTVQELTHGCTVSAAAGKLPCVRNTFKLVGCDHDACGEPVLYEKDFFIQIADDGKVPLYLRCESISMGAIGVEREVHMSQIADNQCRFKLLDWNPNVRYETSGSVVSPRSRVMIQHSASGQNLAVQYNKFMPTFFGVECCIVCKTYRDTHKMECMENFWTFIGEEPLNKNMIVRAAQGEDIPDDYLE; from the exons ATGGAATACAAGATGAAGAGGGAGCAGCTGGAGAGGGAGGAAATCTTGAAGAATCGTACTATATACGGTGCCCCATGCAGAATATCGAACTGGTTCGAAGATAAAGCGCTGCAGGAACACATGATTCTTTACACCAAATACAAGGGAGAAAGGTGCAGCCTTCTCATACAGAAGACCAAGAAGATGTTCAGGAATTTGTTGAGACCAACTCGGTTGTCCACAGACACCGAATTCTTGAAGCACGGCTATAATTATCGCATAAAGGCTCTAGATGTTCCCAATCTATTGACCCCTGAGCTTAGAGAGAAAG GCAACGTCCAGGGCCTCTATTTGTCTGGAGTCGTCACAGACAGAGAGATAGACACGGTGCAAGAACTGACGCACGGTTGTACGGTGAGTGCAGCGGCGGGTAAGTTGCCATGCGTGAGGAACACCTTCAAGTTAGTAGGATGCGACCATGACGCATGCGGAGAGCCGGTCTTGTACGAAAAAGACTTCTTCATACAGATAGCAGACGATGGAAAGGTGCCGCTGTATCTGCGATGTGAGAGCATCTCCATGGGTGCTATTGGCGTTGAGAGGGAGGTTCATATGTCACAAATTGCTGACAATCAGTGCAG ATTCAAGCTGCTGGATTGGAACCCGAACGTACGTTACGAAACGTCGGGTTCGGTGGTCAGCCCCAGGTCTCGCGTGATGATACAGCATTCAGCCTCCGGTCAGAACTTGGCGGTGCAGTACAACAAGTTCATGCCAACCTTCTTCGGCGTCGAGTGCTGCATAGTCTGTAAGACCTACAGGGACACCCACAAAATGGAATGTATGGAGAATTTCTGGACGTTCATCGGGGAGGAGCCGCTGAACAAGAACATGATAGTTAGGGCGGCGCAGGGGGAGGATATACCGGACGATTACCTGGAGTGA
- the LOC123313807 gene encoding uncharacterized protein LOC123313807 gives MTVGQDAFATMSKNDYTWPYPKPLTSRPSQPPQRTKPNNYYVAKLVEPYCHCDAHLYDPQMGRYRMLAKKENMLYKELEELNNQMALLSGEVLDHPCDTDDVKMETIYQTDYTKRGLNLVKYRKLQADIDSPVGVPVKTEAIGIGQGYRDPHIFRYHAFPRPAIDVCPTVTFTRTPTLVDEWFAPRTGMSEYQDTIAKTGLGIIKSRQQYSEPLPSSRRRHGDPCL, from the coding sequence ATGACTGTCGGCCAAGATGCCTTTGCCACCATGAGCAAGAATGATTACACCTGGCCCTATCCGAAACCGCTCACAAGCAGACCATCTCAGCCACCTCAGAGAACAAAACCCAACAATTACTATGTCGCCAAATTGGTTGAACCATACTGCCACTGCGATGCCCACTTGTACGATCCTCAAATGGGCAGGTACAGAATGCTGGCAAAAAAGGAAAACATGCTCTACAAGGAGCTGGAGGAGCTCAACAATCAAATGGCACTACTATCTGGAGAAGTGCTGGACCACCCTTGCGACACGGATGATGTCAAAATGGAAACCATATACCAAACCGATTACACCAAACGAGGACTGAATTTGGTGAAATATAGGAAGTTGCAAGCTGACATAGACTCACCTGTAGGTGTTCCAGTGAAAACTGAAGCTATAGGCATAGGTCAAGGATATAGAGATCCCCATATCTTCAGATATCACGCTTTTCCAAGACCAGCAATTGACGTGTGTCCTACTGTTACTTTCACGAGGACTCCAACATTGGTTGATGAATGGTTTGCGCCTAGAACAGGGATGTCGGAATATCAAGACACTATAGCCAAGACAGGATTGGGGATAATAAAAAGTAGGCAGCAGTACAGCGAACCATTACCTTCATCCAGACGAAGACATGGAGATCCCTGTCTTTAA